The genome window ACCTGCATACGCCCGCCTGTCAGCATCTGGCTCAGCTGCAGCCTGAAAGGGAATGGACTGTGAGAGACAAGGGAACATAGCATTCGCTGTAAGGAGACCCGCATACAACATAAAACTGTTCACTGCCCTTACCAGCGCCCTCCAAGGAAGGTCCCGCCGGCTTTTGTCATACCAGGTGAGCAGGCGGCCACGTAGAGCATCGATCTCGACGGGGTCACCGAAGAGATGCAGCGCATGTGGTCGCGCGGGAGCCTCTGCCGGGAGAGCGGCACGGGGGTCGGGTCCCAGAAAGGGCTACGGAGCTACCCAGGCCCGGCCCTACGTGCTCCCCACCCGCCCGCACCTTCACGGAGCGACGCGCCCTTCCTGCTGCCCTCCCCAGTCGGGGCCACGCTGCNNNNNNNNNNNNNNNNNNNNNNNNNNNNNNNNNNNNNNNNNNNNNNNNNNNNNNNNNNNNNNNNNNNNNNNNNNNNNNNNNNNNNNNNNNNNNNNNNNNNGTCCGGCGCAGCGCTTTGCCCTTCCTGGGCGGCCGGGTCGCCTCGTGGAAAAGATGCGCGTCCCGCACGTCCCCGCAGCATCTTTGCGCGCTGTCGTTCTCCGAGAGCGGCGCGGGTCGTTCCCGTGTCCGGTGGGACACCGTCCCTTGAATCCCCCAGAAATGCTCTCCCCATAAATCCTTTGTCCCATCTAATTCCAAGTGACAGCCCCTTCGGGAACAGTGGATACCGGAAACCTCCGTTTCTTCTCTCTGCCATTCTTCAGTGCCCAAGGTCCCCTTCCCAGGGCTGGAAAGGAAGCAGCCAGCTCTCGGCAGGGACTGCAGCAGCGCCCACAGCTCCGTTTCAGAGCAGCCACACTGCGACCGATGAAGGTCGGGAGGTGTTCCCTAAGGCTGAGGCTCACAGGCCATCTTACTCACCTCGTCCCAGGTTATGTTGGTTAAGAGGATTCCTGACCAAATGCTGCCTTTCCCTGTGTATTTTTCCCTCCCTAGGGTGCTCCCATGCCTCTCTGACGTTTCTTTCGCAGCCAGGCGTCCAGGGGTTGTTGCCAGGGATGTTTGTCCCTCAGCTTCCCTGTGGATCTGATGTCCAGGGAGGAGCTGAGACCTTCCTTTACAAAACAATTGGCTTTATAAGCAAGGGGAGTGATGCCTTGGGGTGGTTGCCCATAGGGCTGAGCCCTATTTTCAGGTTCTCCATTGCCTGGTGAGGCCCCCAGCAAAGTGTCGGATGGAGCTGGAAACTTTTGCCATCAAACCCTTGGAATCCTATGTGGGTTCTCTGCTGACTCATTAGCGCTGAGTTATTGCTGCGCTCCTCTTCCAGCAGGACTCCAACACAGTCAGTTTTCACCATCCAGCTGTTTTGTGAAACCTCCCGACACCCGCAACCTCAGGGACCTCTTTCAGATGTGACTGCAGCTGTCTGTGCACTCTGAAAAGAAATGCCTGCACAGAAGGCCCCTCTCGTCTGCCCACAGGTGTGCTGAGGTCCCAGGCCAGGTGTGGGCTGGTGGCTCTCACACCACCTGCACTCAGAAATGTGCCCTGCATTGCTCTGCACCTGTCCCAACTCCTGGCGCAGCACCACACTGAGATGAGCACAAACCCACCCACTGGGTCCATCACCaccccagctctcagcccagGCAGACTCACATGGCTgccctgccctgtgcagcccccAGAAGCAGTGGAGGCCAGGCTGGGCTGACTTGGGGGGCAGAAGCGCAGCCGCCTGCATTTATTTTGCCTAACAACAGTGATCTCTCTGtgtattttcattctgttttcctcGGCTCAGCTGCCTCCTCAATGAAATGTTTCCAAAGCAGCCTGGCTTGGCGGCGTGCCAGCCCCCGGCTGCCAGATGAATGGGCGGAGGAGGAGGGACCCATTCCTCTTCTTGACACAGCATCGCTGCACAAGAGGCCTCTGTTGACATTAGGACTGGCTGTTCCTACTCTTCCTGAGAGGATCTGCCTGGATCAGCACAAGGGGCAGAGGCAGTGGGTTGACCTGGTGACCAGCCGTGGACAGCAGGGTACAGCGGTGCGTCCTCCTATGGGGTGGTGGCACAGCTACGGGCACCAGGGGACCACAGCATCAACCCCAAGATGTCACCAATGTAAAGAGCCCGTTGAACCCTTCCAAAACACCCTGTTCCCAGCCCAAAGTTTGGCAGGAAGAgagctttgctgctgcctgggaTGTCTGCAGTGAGGAAAAGTCTCTGCTTGGCTCTAGTGGAAAAGAGGCCGAGCAGCATCGATAAGATGAATTGGTTGTCTCAGCAGCACCggcaaaatgagcgagagaaGCGGAGCCCGTGAGGCTCGGCCTGCTTTGTTTCAATTACAGCAGCtgccagaagaagaaaataaccttGATACTGATGGCGGAGCAGCAGACAGAGGTGCCCTTGTGGGTGCTGGGAGCAGGTAGAGGAGGAagggtgaggaggaggaggaagagagagatggagccagggaGCAGGGTCCTGTGGGACCTCACACACCGATCCCAACCAACCTGACCCAACCCATCCCCCTGGGGAGCAACTTCTGACCCCCACATGGAGCCACGTAAGTGGAAAAGCCATCCCTTTGCTCCTGGCTCAGTCAGAGGTGGGGTGGAGGGGTGGGGgttctgtgcagagctgtgcaggatgggatgggctgtggggctgggacaggcAGAGGGCAaggtgcagggctggggaatGCAAATCTCCACTGGGTGCTGCTTTACAGGGCCCATGTAGAACCCAAAACTCCTTCCTACGTCCCAAATCAGGTGTTGTaataagggacatggtttagtgtgGAAATTTTGGTGATAGGTGGGCAGGTGGACTCGATTCCAGCATTGTTGAATCTATGATTCTTGTGCTGGTAGGAAGCCCCACAGACCTCCACCCTCTTGGGGAAAGGAGAACCCAAAGGCCAGGCCAGGTAGAGTTCACTTCACAGAGGCTTTATTCATCATCTGGATGTCCACTTCACCCCAGGACCCCCACCCACGTCCTCCTCCCAGGACTGCGGGCTCTGAAGGCAGCCCCTTGTTTTCTGACAGGGGACACGGCCACCATCTTGCGGCCACCCACCACCACTGCACATACCCGTGCACAGGGTGGGAAGGTTGGGACGCAGGGAGCAATGACCCCCGTCAGCACTCCCCTCCTCCAGGCTCACCCTGGCGCTCCGGGTGCACCTATGGGTCCCAGTTCTACCCCTTCAATCCCTGCCCCGCTGCTCCGTGAGGTGTCAGCCTGTGGTGACCGAGGAGGTCCTGGTTTGCACCACGGGCATCATTGAGCacagagaggcagcagcagaggaagaaggggTAGAACTGAGTCTTAGGGCCAAAAGGTCAGCACCTCTGGGTGCCAGAGGGGGATTTTCAGCCCTGGACACTGGGTGGAAGCATGACCCACGTGGAGGGGGCTGCATACCAACGCTGCTTGtggccagcagcacaaagcaagccTTTCAATGCCTCTGGGAAGAGAGCCAGCGTGGTGTGCATGCTATGGATTCTGCCCAGATTAGGGATCGTGTCCCTCTGGCGTCTGCCCCTTGGGATGGAGTTGGCCATGGGCTCCATGGTGGTGGTGAGTGTGGGCAGGTCTGTGGTCCCCGCTGGGCTCTGGGGCTGTCCTGCTGCCAACTGCATGGTGGTGAGGATGGAGATGGTTGGGTTGGTGGTGGGCGGGGGTCTCGGactctttctcctcctgtttggGAAGTGGGGTCAGGGTCGTAGGGACCTCCATGGTACTGTTGGCCTAGGGAAAACAACACAAGGTCTGGTGTGTTATggctgtccaccaggaccctcGGCAGGGACATCACGGTCCCAGCACGAAGCCACATGATGCAGAGCCCAACCCACAGCCCCTGCAGCCCCGTACCTCCTGGGTGCTGTTGGTGTAGAGGGAGCAGTTCCCACAGAAGTCCTTGCGGTGGGTGAAGCGGATGGCGGACTCGACGTAGGGCAGGTGCAGGAAGCTGTAGGGCAGCTGGATGTGGAAGGCCAGGCGGCCGCAGCTAGGGCAGAGCAAGGACAGGCTGTGGGGGCGGCTGGCTGCCTCATCCCCACATCGCCCTCCCAACAGAGAGCCCTCCCAGCACCACGTCACCTCCCAGCATCCACTCCAGGGACAGGAGCTCACCGGTCGTAGACTAGGAAGTCGTCTTTGTCACCCCCCAGAAGCTGCCACACATCGGGCTcgtgtggctgctgctggaggacgGGAACGCCCGGTGGGGCATGGCGCTGCAGCTCCCCGAACATGGCGCGGGACAGCGGGGCCTGCTCGTTGATGATCATATAGCGGACATCGCTCACACCCTGCTGCCCCAACCGCTCCCGCAGGGCCCCGAGGCTGTGGGGAAGGGCACACTGAGCGTGGCCGCCATGCCGTGGCCCAAGATGGTGGCGGGGTGGAGCGGGGCAGGCCTCACCTGCgagcctgctgcaggcagaagtGTCAGCTAGCCTTCAGCAGGGCCACCACCGTCACCTGCCCTGCCGTCCCTTCCATGGGGCTGGAGCCGTTGATCCGCCACGCCGGGGCCTCGCGGCACAGCCAGCTGCCGTTGGTGGCCCCCTCAGAGGCCGTGGCCAGCCCCAGGCAGGAGgccagtgccagcagcagcggCCCCATCCTGGCACCGGGGGTGAGCTGCAGGGGAGGGAGGTCAGTGCCCCCATGCCCTGCCTCCCCAGGGACCCACATTGCATTGCTGACCCCAGAACCAGGTCTGGTTTCGGGAGCCCTATATCATGGCCACAGGCGCAGCGATGGTTTAACCTTGAGGCCACCTTGAAGGTCCTCTTGTCCTACCAAGAGCTTTGGGGTGCACAGACCCTTAGCCCCGATACCCCCAGGATCCACCCAGTGTCCCTTTCATCCCACTGCCCTACAGCCCTTCCCACCCCACAGAGTGCCCCCTCCCTGCAAATTCGATGGGCAAGGGGGGACACAGGGCAGGGGAACAACCCATCAGTGAGCTGGTAGGAAGGATGACCCCAAAGCCAGCCCTCTCCCCCATCAGAAAGAGCCCTCAATACCGCACTCCTCACTGCTGTCCTCCGGCTGGACCTTGCTCTGCTCCAGGCAGCACCCAGCTGGCCCCTGCCTCCCTTTTATCTGCTGACCACTCTCTCCgcccaggaggaggaggaggagaagtgCTCCCCATTCACCACCGCCTGCCTGGGGACAGCAACAAGGCCGTCTCTGTGCCCATTGAggctctgagctgtgctgggacaaaGCGGTGCCTGGTGTTCGGAGAAGAGCTGGGCacgcagccctgcagccatgTCACGCCAGGCAGGGGTGGGTAGCAGTGCCAAGGGTCTGGCTCTCCCATCTGGGACCACGGCATCCCCAAAATCTGTGCCCTGCATCCTGGGGTGCCACCCAGCTGTGCATTGCCACGTTTTGCACCCAGGGCCGCCAGGGTCCCCCTGTCCTCCTGCCCAGCCCCGCACCGATGGGCTGCGATGGCCTAAAAAGCTGGGGACCTTCCCCCCGGAACACTACATTGGCCCCACACGGACATCTCCACAAATATTTGAGCAGTTTATCGCCTCGGGGATCTGTACAAAAACATGATAAGCCAGGGAAGGGCAGCAGCCATAAACAGAGCGGGGAGAGCAGTGTGGGAACAGGACATCGAGAACGNNNNNNNNNNNNNNNNNNNNNNNNNNNNNNNNNNNNNNNNNNNNNNNNNNNNNNNNNNNNNNNNNNNNNNNNNNNNNNNNNNNNNNNNNNNNNNNNNNNNaaaaaacaccaaacaaaaaaacacaacaaaaggGTATAATTATATCCTCGGAGAAAACCCTTTTGTGCTCCGTGAATTCTCCCCACGTCTTCTCAGAGGTGGGAGCAGAATTCTTCCGCTGCTTTCTATTTTCGTGTCTCAACTGGAAAATGTTTCGATAATGCTCTTTTGAATGTAAACTGCACCCAATGggattgtttttcctttcttttttccccccaaaaggAAGAGAGGGGCTCTTCAAAGCAGCGCGGCCCACCAcaaccctccccccccaccACCATCCGGGATGGATTTACATCCCACATTTGCCAAACAAATCCCAGCGTCATGTCACCGGAATGGGAACGCGCATCGGTAACAGCCAGGAGCGGATTGTTTTGTGCCAAACGCCGCGTTTCGGTCCCCCTGGCGCAGGGACACGGCGGAGACAGCGACCGGAGGAAGGATGGGGGACAACGGAGCGGCACCCCCTCCGCAAGCGGACACAAAAGGCACCTCCCCCACCCCCGCCACTAAATACGAGGACGTAGAGCACAATGCCACCGTCCCCGCATCGCGTTCCCACCCCCGTGGAACCGCGCGTGGGGGGGGACAGGGGTCGTGGGACACACGCGGGGGTGGGGCAAAGCGCGTCGTTCCCCCACGGGGAGCGGGGGGAGGACTTCCCCGTCCAACAACAAGCAGACAAAAGGCTGAGCCGCTCGCGGGGCGATGCGGGAGGAGGAGCGGGGGTTGGGNNNNNNNNNNNNNNNNNNNNNNNNNNNNNNNNNNNNNNNNNNNNNNNNNNNNNNNNNNNNNNNNNNNNNNNNNNNNNNNNNNNNNNNNNNNNNNNNNNNNCAACGCGCACCGGGGTCACGCACAGCGCCAGCACTCCCAGAAACGCGCACAAAAAAAATCCCGGTCGCAGCCAAAATGAAGACATTCCTTTGTGCCCCGGTTGGCGGCGACCTCCCCGGCCgtgccatcccatcccatcccatcatcccatcccatcccggGCAGCGCTCCGCCGCGGCGCTGCCCATCCTCTGCCCGACCCTTTTTTCTGCCCTTCGCAATTGTTAAGTTCCCGGAGCTGTTCCTCTCCTCCTAAAGAAAACCCTTTTGTTTTTGCCGTTTCCGAGCAGACTTGGGATAATTAATCATCTCAAAGCAGCCcttagaaaatattaattcGCCANNNNNNNNNNNNNNNNNNNNNNNNNNNNNNNNNNNNNNNNNNNNNNNNNNNNNNNNNNNNNNNNNNNNNNNNNNNNNNNNNNNNNNNNNNNNNNNNNNNNAGAAGGCCAAATCTGTCATTACGTGGCCCATTCACACAGCTTGGCCAGAGCTGGCTCTGCTGTCACTTCTTTTGTTCAAGAGGACTTTGCCAAAGCTCACCAGAAAAACGTGTATTTaacttcaattttaaaaatatatatgctgaCATCAAcaagcccagagcacagcaggatcTTTGGAAGGGTTTGTCCAAAAGCAGCAAGCCTACCCAAAGGCAGTTCCTTCGTGCTACTGGATACCCAGCACCAGATCCTCACCAGGGGGCAAGCAGCCATCTCACCATTAATGTCACCATCACTGTCACCAATGGGATGACCTGCAGCACAAGTCCCACCGCCCGCACCACCAAACCCGCAGCCTCGGCACTCACAGCGCTGTGCATCAGAAGCACAGCTTCCCATTCCTTGCCACTTCTCAGCATGGAGCTCTTCCAAACTCCAAGAGCACGGACTGCAATCTTGGCAGAAAGGGACGCGCAGACAGAAATCAGTGCTCTGTCAAAACAGGGAAATAATGCAGGAGCTGATCTGTGCACATTAATCCGCTGCAGTCAATGAGGAGACAATTTCCCTGGAGAAAGTCatacattaaaaggaaaaaggaaaNNNNNNNNNNNNNNNNNNNNNNNNNNNNNNNNNNNNNNNNNNNNNNNNNNNNNNNNNNNNNNNNNNNNNNNNNNNNNNNNNNNNNNNNNNNNNNNNNNNNGGAGCCACCCCACAcgccacacacacacaaagccaGGATCTGTACACATCATAATAAAGCTGTTTTGAGGAAGACAAAGATGCCTGTGTTCGACATCCAAGATCTTTCTTTGAGcggggaaaaaatatatatatatatcgcAGTAATGACTCCAGT of Meleagris gallopavo isolate NT-WF06-2002-E0010 breed Aviagen turkey brand Nicholas breeding stock chromosome 10, Turkey_5.1, whole genome shotgun sequence contains these proteins:
- the LOC100546913 gene encoding selenoprotein Pb: MGPLLLALASCLGLATASEGATNGSWLCREAPAWRINGSSPMEGTAGQVTVVALLKASUHFCLQQARSLGALRERLGQQGVSDVRYMIINEQAPLSRAMFGELQRHAPPGVPVLQQQPHEPDVWQLLGGDKDDFLVYDRCGRLAFHIQLPYSFLHLPYVESAIRFTHRKDFCGNCSLYTNSTQEANSTMEVPTTLTPLPKQEEKESETPAHHQPNHLHPHHHAVGSRTAPEPSGDHRPAHTHHHHGAHGQLHPKGQTPEGHDP